CGGGAGCGGGGTGATCCAGTCCGCCAGTTGGAAGGAGTGGATACGGCCGCCCGCGCCCGCCCGGGCGATCTGCGGGGCCGCCCGGTCGTCCCACCAGATGTGGTACGTGTCGACGACCACCCCGACCTGCTCGGCGGGGAAACGTTCCGCGATGTCCAGGGCCTGGGACAGGGTGGAGACGACGCAGCGGTCCGAGGCGAACATCGGGTGCAGCGGTTCGATCGCGAGACGTACGCCCCGCTCGGCCGCGTACGGGGCGAGTTCGCCCAGGGCGTCCGCGATGCGTTCGCGGGCGCCGTGCAGGTCCTTGCTGCCCGCCGGGAGGCCGCCGGAGACCAGGACCAGGGTGTCCGTGGACAGGGCGGCCGCCTCGTCGAGCGCGGCGCGGTTGTCGTCCAGGGCGCGGGCCCGTTCCGCCGGGTCGACGGCGGTGAAGAAGCCGCCCCGGCAGAGGCTGGTGACGGACAGGCCGGAATCGGCGAGCAGTCGGGCGGTGCGCTCGATGCCGTACTCCTGGACGGGGGCCCGCCACAGGCCGACCTTGTCGATGCCCGCCTTGACGCAGCCCTCGGCCAGCTCGGGCAGCGACCACTGCTTGATGGTCTCCT
This sequence is a window from Streptomyces sp. NBC_01217. Protein-coding genes within it:
- a CDS encoding sugar phosphate isomerase/epimerase family protein — protein: MSDGRLSINQETIKQWSLPELAEGCVKAGIDKVGLWRAPVQEYGIERTARLLADSGLSVTSLCRGGFFTAVDPAERARALDDNRAALDEAAALSTDTLVLVSGGLPAGSKDLHGARERIADALGELAPYAAERGVRLAIEPLHPMFASDRCVVSTLSQALDIAERFPAEQVGVVVDTYHIWWDDRAAPQIARAGAGGRIHSFQLADWITPLPAGVLFGRGQLGDGSVDFRAFRSLVEATGFDGPIEVEIFNEDLWARDGTEVLAEVASRYAEHAC